A single region of the Triticum dicoccoides isolate Atlit2015 ecotype Zavitan chromosome 2B, WEW_v2.0, whole genome shotgun sequence genome encodes:
- the LOC119368375 gene encoding uncharacterized protein LOC119368375 isoform X1, which yields MIGSGSFSSLLLNAASLSPVELRLALPRNLQVSCMDVTLPSFHRATSMDLRARDLHLTVFAKPHAVSNSCYVPFRSLERLSLSGCHIDLATFIPYCPRLRVLQVNTTGLIDMSNITVHSASLEELVVEHGNRWTRRTHVSVDSPVLKQLTASFHACGNIGVSILAPMVDKVCWRCSYAKPICGLGLWGLSEVQLPSVHVLSLHLSPVQDSVIFPNAELSFGAEIDKHMVTNFSGLDLHLSTKGHVFGAFVLHLLGMHRIRTALRNLKIVLLRSEVKDACPVNCFCDEPKNWRTETITLADLENMEIEGLGGEDHEFDFLEVIFRCAPMLKTVTVRLSDGVTPSVDWCTKVNNIFMAYPSVECNADLVSRAKAVC from the exons ATGATCGGCTCCGGGAGCTTCTCCTCGCTGCTCCTGAATGCTGCAAGTCTCTCGCCGGTGGAGCTGCGCCTCGCTCTCCCGCGGAACCTGCAAGTCTCCTGCATGGACGTGACACTGCCCAGCTTCCACCGCGCCACCTCCATGGATCTGCGCGCGCGGGACCTCCACTTGACCGTCTTCGCAAAGCCACATGCGGTGAGCAATAGCTGCTATGTCCCCTTCCGCTCGCTGGAGAGGCTCTCCCTCTCGGGATGCCACATCGATCTGGCCACCTTCATCCCGTACTGCCCTCGCCTGCGCGTGCTCCAGGTGAACACCACCGGTCTGATAGACATGAGCAACATTACGGTCCACTCCGCGTCGCTGGAGGAGCTCGTCGTGGAGCACGGCAACCGATGGACCCGCCGTACCCATGTCAGCGTCGACTCCCCTGTGCTTAAGCAATTGACAGCGTCCTTCCATGCCTGCGGCAACATCGGGGTGTCCATCTTGGCACCAATGGTGGACAAGGTCTGTTGGCGGTGCTCGTATGCCAAGCCGATTTGCGGCCTTGGTCTTTGGGGCCTCTCAGAGGTGCAGCTCCCTAGCGTGCATGTCCTGTCCCTACACCTATCTCCTGTCCAG GATTCAGTTATCTTTCCAAATGCAGAGCTCAGCTTCGGGGCAGAGATCGATAAACATATGGTTACCAACTTCTCTGGTCTGGACCTGCATCTCAGCACCAAGGGCCATGTGTTTGGAGCTTTTGTGCTTCATCTCCTTGGGATGCATCGTATTCGTACAGCTTTACGGAACCTTAAGATTGTCCTGCTAAGATCAGAG GTGAAAGATGCATGCCCAGTAAATTGTTTCTGTGATGAGCCAAAGAACTGGAGAACAGAAACTATCACCTTGGCTGATCTTGAAAACATGGAAATTGAAGGCCTCGGCGGGGAAGATCACGAGTTTGACTTCTTGGAAGTGATATTTAGATGTGCTCCAATGCTTAAAACAGTGACTGTAAGGTTGTCAGATGGTGTCACTCCAAGTGTCGATTGGTGCACAAAAGTAAACAACATCTTCATGGCATATCCTTCCGTCGAATGCAATGCTGATCTAGTAAGCAG GGCCAAAGCTGTGTGTTGA
- the LOC119368375 gene encoding uncharacterized protein LOC119368375 isoform X2: protein MIGSGSFSSLLLNAASLSPVELRLALPRNLQVSCMDVTLPSFHRATSMDLRARDLHLTVFAKPHAVNTTGLIDMSNITVHSASLEELVVEHGNRWTRRTHVSVDSPVLKQLTASFHACGNIGVSILAPMVDKVCWRCSYAKPICGLGLWGLSEVQLPSVHVLSLHLSPVQDSVIFPNAELSFGAEIDKHMVTNFSGLDLHLSTKGHVFGAFVLHLLGMHRIRTALRNLKIVLLRSEVKDACPVNCFCDEPKNWRTETITLADLENMEIEGLGGEDHEFDFLEVIFRCAPMLKTVTVRLSDGVTPSVDWCTKVNNIFMAYPSVECNADLVSRAKAVC from the exons ATGATCGGCTCCGGGAGCTTCTCCTCGCTGCTCCTGAATGCTGCAAGTCTCTCGCCGGTGGAGCTGCGCCTCGCTCTCCCGCGGAACCTGCAAGTCTCCTGCATGGACGTGACACTGCCCAGCTTCCACCGCGCCACCTCCATGGATCTGCGCGCGCGGGACCTCCACTTGACCGTCTTCGCAAAGCCACATGCG GTGAACACCACCGGTCTGATAGACATGAGCAACATTACGGTCCACTCCGCGTCGCTGGAGGAGCTCGTCGTGGAGCACGGCAACCGATGGACCCGCCGTACCCATGTCAGCGTCGACTCCCCTGTGCTTAAGCAATTGACAGCGTCCTTCCATGCCTGCGGCAACATCGGGGTGTCCATCTTGGCACCAATGGTGGACAAGGTCTGTTGGCGGTGCTCGTATGCCAAGCCGATTTGCGGCCTTGGTCTTTGGGGCCTCTCAGAGGTGCAGCTCCCTAGCGTGCATGTCCTGTCCCTACACCTATCTCCTGTCCAG GATTCAGTTATCTTTCCAAATGCAGAGCTCAGCTTCGGGGCAGAGATCGATAAACATATGGTTACCAACTTCTCTGGTCTGGACCTGCATCTCAGCACCAAGGGCCATGTGTTTGGAGCTTTTGTGCTTCATCTCCTTGGGATGCATCGTATTCGTACAGCTTTACGGAACCTTAAGATTGTCCTGCTAAGATCAGAG GTGAAAGATGCATGCCCAGTAAATTGTTTCTGTGATGAGCCAAAGAACTGGAGAACAGAAACTATCACCTTGGCTGATCTTGAAAACATGGAAATTGAAGGCCTCGGCGGGGAAGATCACGAGTTTGACTTCTTGGAAGTGATATTTAGATGTGCTCCAATGCTTAAAACAGTGACTGTAAGGTTGTCAGATGGTGTCACTCCAAGTGTCGATTGGTGCACAAAAGTAAACAACATCTTCATGGCATATCCTTCCGTCGAATGCAATGCTGATCTAGTAAGCAG GGCCAAAGCTGTGTGTTGA